The proteins below are encoded in one region of Streptomyces cyanogenus:
- a CDS encoding acyltransferase family protein, whose amino-acid sequence MTASPSGVVPAPDPLIRRAAGIPAARAPRRGRLLALDGLRLVAALMVCVYHYTGRGGVVSASWHASPDHLFPSLSRAAVYGNLGVQFFFVISGFVICMSSWGRTLGDFFRSRVARLYPAYWVALVLITAASLVLPVVVRPVRLDEFLVNLTMLQQPMGATRVLGVCWTLWVEVRFYVLFALFVVVRGVTYRRVVLFACVWTPAAVLCHSSGNELLRQVVMPEYAPFFVGGLALYLIHRFGSDLLAWGIVVMSWLLAQSEATRGLWGPHPHRDPYVVILVVTAAYAAVAAVALGWTRWASWPWLVTAGALTYPFYLVHEHLGWFVIRLLHRGLGLPPWPTLAVTVLGMLALAWLIHRFVEKPFGPRLKRALKKARTPGAAALS is encoded by the coding sequence ATGACCGCTTCCCCCTCCGGCGTCGTGCCGGCGCCGGACCCCCTCATACGCCGGGCGGCCGGGATCCCGGCCGCCCGGGCCCCGCGCCGGGGCCGCCTGCTCGCCCTGGACGGTCTGCGGCTCGTCGCCGCGCTGATGGTCTGCGTCTACCACTACACCGGTCGCGGCGGCGTGGTCTCCGCGTCCTGGCACGCAAGCCCGGACCACCTGTTCCCGTCCCTGTCCCGGGCGGCCGTGTACGGCAACCTCGGCGTGCAGTTCTTCTTCGTCATCAGCGGTTTCGTGATCTGCATGAGCAGTTGGGGCCGTACCCTCGGCGACTTCTTCCGCTCCCGGGTCGCCCGCCTGTATCCCGCGTACTGGGTCGCGCTGGTCCTGATCACGGCGGCGTCCCTCGTGCTCCCGGTCGTCGTCCGCCCGGTCCGCCTGGACGAGTTCCTGGTGAACCTCACCATGCTGCAGCAGCCGATGGGCGCCACGCGGGTCCTCGGGGTGTGCTGGACGCTCTGGGTGGAGGTGCGGTTCTACGTCCTGTTCGCTCTGTTCGTCGTGGTGCGCGGGGTCACCTACCGCCGGGTCGTGCTGTTCGCCTGCGTGTGGACGCCGGCGGCCGTCCTGTGCCACTCGTCCGGCAACGAGCTGCTGCGCCAGGTGGTCATGCCCGAGTACGCCCCCTTCTTCGTCGGCGGTCTGGCGCTGTACCTGATCCACCGCTTCGGCAGCGACCTGCTCGCATGGGGCATCGTCGTGATGTCCTGGCTGCTCGCCCAGAGCGAGGCCACCCGCGGACTGTGGGGCCCGCACCCGCACCGCGACCCGTACGTCGTCATCCTGGTCGTCACCGCCGCCTACGCGGCCGTCGCCGCCGTGGCGCTGGGCTGGACCCGGTGGGCCTCCTGGCCCTGGCTGGTCACGGCCGGCGCGCTGACGTACCCGTTCTACCTGGTCCACGAGCACCTGGGGTGGTTCGTCATCCGGCTGCTGCACCGGGGGCTCGGCCTGCCCCCCTGGCCGACGCTCGCCGTGACCGTACTGGGCATGCTGGCGCTGGCCTGGCTGATCCACCGGTTCGTGGAGAAACCGTTCGGCCCCCGGCTGAAGAGGGCGCTGAAGAAGGCCCGTACGCCGGGGGCGGCCGCCCTCAGCTGA
- a CDS encoding N-acylneuraminate cytidylyltransferase translates to MSHSQAGPGVSVRRVLAVIPARGGSKGVPAKNLAPVGGVPLVTRAVRECRATRLVTDVVVSTDDQAIAAAARQAGAEVVLRPAAIAGDTATSEAAVLHAMDTHETLHGSTVDVVLLVQCTSPFLVREDIDGVASAVIEDGADTALTVAPFHGFVWREAADELAAHGEPSAPGLVPEARPAAEGPTGPARPAAGPGTASVAAAAGGSHAVPAPTAGGYGVNHDKSYRPRRQDRPQDFLETGAAYAMDAAGFREHRHRFFGHTELVRTDPARVLEIDDPHDLARARALAPLFDADRPGSLPTADDVDAVVLDFDGTQTDDRVLIDSDGREFVAVHRGDGLGVAALRRSGLKLLILSTEQNPVVAARARKLQIPVLHGIDRKDLALKQWCEEQGIAPERVLYVGNDVNDLPCFALVGWPVAVASAHDVVRGAARAVTTVPGGDGAIREIASWILGPSLDSLPK, encoded by the coding sequence ATGTCCCACTCGCAAGCGGGCCCGGGCGTCTCGGTCCGCCGGGTGCTCGCGGTGATCCCCGCGCGCGGCGGCTCCAAGGGCGTGCCCGCGAAGAACCTCGCCCCCGTCGGGGGTGTCCCGCTGGTGACCCGCGCGGTGCGCGAGTGCCGGGCGACCCGGCTGGTGACCGACGTCGTCGTCTCCACCGACGACCAGGCCATCGCCGCCGCCGCCCGGCAAGCCGGCGCCGAGGTCGTGCTGCGGCCCGCCGCCATCGCCGGGGACACCGCCACCTCCGAGGCCGCGGTCCTGCACGCCATGGACACCCACGAGACGCTGCACGGCTCCACCGTCGACGTGGTGCTGCTCGTGCAGTGCACCAGCCCGTTCCTCGTCCGCGAGGACATCGACGGTGTCGCGTCGGCGGTGATCGAAGACGGTGCGGACACCGCGCTGACGGTCGCGCCCTTCCACGGCTTCGTCTGGCGGGAAGCGGCCGACGAACTCGCCGCGCACGGCGAGCCGTCAGCCCCGGGCCTGGTGCCCGAGGCTCGGCCGGCAGCGGAGGGACCCACGGGTCCGGCGCGCCCGGCAGCCGGGCCCGGAACGGCCTCGGTGGCCGCGGCGGCGGGCGGCAGCCACGCCGTTCCCGCGCCGACCGCCGGAGGCTACGGCGTCAACCACGACAAGTCCTACCGCCCGCGCCGCCAGGACCGCCCCCAGGACTTCCTGGAGACCGGCGCCGCCTACGCCATGGACGCGGCCGGCTTCCGCGAACACCGCCACCGCTTCTTCGGCCACACCGAGCTGGTCCGCACCGACCCGGCCCGGGTGCTGGAGATCGACGACCCGCACGACCTCGCGCGGGCCCGGGCCCTCGCGCCCCTCTTCGACGCGGACCGCCCCGGTTCGCTGCCGACCGCCGACGACGTGGACGCGGTCGTACTGGACTTCGACGGCACCCAGACCGACGACCGGGTGCTGATCGACTCCGACGGACGGGAGTTCGTCGCCGTGCACCGCGGCGACGGCCTCGGCGTCGCGGCCCTCCGCAGGAGCGGCCTGAAGCTGCTGATCCTGTCCACGGAACAGAACCCGGTCGTCGCCGCCCGCGCACGGAAGCTGCAGATCCCCGTGCTGCACGGCATCGACCGGAAAGACCTCGCGCTGAAGCAGTGGTGCGAGGAGCAGGGCATCGCGCCGGAGCGCGTGCTCTACGTCGGCAACGACGTCAACGACCTGCCGTGCTTCGCCCTCGTCGGCTGGCCCGTGGCGGTCGCGAGCGCTCACGACGTCGTACGCGGCGCCGCACGCGCGGTCACCACCGTCCCCGGCGGTGACGGCGCGATCCGAGAGATCGCCAGCTGGATCCTCGGCCCCTCTCTCGATTCCCTCCCCAAGTAA
- a CDS encoding DUF6716 putative glycosyltransferase, translated as MPASATNSLRVAVLADSDTRWKWGALTAQRLTPAAAGFRLDGYLLRGRATPTARQLREVGVRADFLREVTGAEFLRAMTEESYDVLVLALVGGGVQAMLHGLRAAWGSGPRPVVVTGYVGVVYEKLVDGLLLRHGADLVLANSRHDADRFRAVYEGVGTDASAVTEVALPFLGGAPYTGEHDPFTVVFAAQPSVPDNRRDRIYLLGRLIEHARRHPEREVLLKLRSKPGEHTTHIEELPYQKLVQGQDPPANFRLVYGHMGEVLDRTDLLVTVSSTAALEALHRRVPTAVLTDLGVREVLGNHHFTGSGCLASWDQLDAGHRPVPDEEWLARQGVAAGGTPSGGGSYDAAFDAARERIAKLLDRPGGLPPLNPYYTPETAPGYLPGILARHHLGPDGVPLPGAPAADKAPGPVRQIVRRAARGAYRHGVQRVAPVIRRMGEL; from the coding sequence GTGCCAGCAAGTGCAACGAATTCCCTGCGAGTCGCCGTACTCGCCGACTCGGACACCCGGTGGAAGTGGGGCGCGCTCACCGCGCAGCGCCTCACCCCCGCGGCCGCCGGGTTCCGGCTCGACGGCTACCTCCTGCGGGGACGAGCCACCCCCACCGCCCGCCAGCTGCGCGAGGTCGGCGTCCGGGCGGACTTCCTGCGCGAGGTCACCGGAGCCGAGTTCCTGCGCGCGATGACCGAGGAGTCGTACGACGTCCTCGTCCTCGCCCTGGTCGGCGGCGGCGTCCAGGCGATGCTGCACGGGCTGCGCGCCGCCTGGGGCTCCGGGCCGCGTCCCGTGGTCGTCACCGGCTACGTCGGAGTGGTCTACGAGAAGCTCGTCGACGGACTGCTGCTGCGGCACGGCGCGGACCTCGTCCTCGCCAACTCCCGCCACGACGCGGACCGCTTCCGGGCCGTGTACGAGGGGGTCGGCACCGACGCCTCCGCGGTCACCGAGGTCGCGCTGCCCTTCCTCGGCGGCGCCCCCTACACCGGCGAACACGACCCTTTCACCGTGGTGTTCGCGGCCCAGCCGTCCGTGCCGGACAACCGCCGGGACCGCATCTACCTGCTGGGCCGGCTCATCGAGCACGCCCGCAGGCACCCCGAGCGCGAAGTGCTGCTCAAGCTGCGCTCCAAGCCCGGCGAGCACACCACCCACATCGAGGAACTGCCCTACCAGAAACTGGTCCAGGGCCAGGACCCGCCGGCCAACTTCCGCCTGGTCTACGGGCACATGGGCGAGGTGCTGGACCGCACCGACCTGCTGGTCACGGTCAGCTCCACGGCCGCCCTGGAGGCCCTGCACCGCCGTGTCCCCACCGCGGTCCTCACCGACCTCGGGGTGCGCGAGGTGCTCGGCAACCACCACTTCACCGGCTCCGGCTGCCTCGCCTCCTGGGACCAGCTCGACGCCGGGCACCGGCCGGTGCCGGACGAGGAGTGGCTGGCCCGGCAGGGCGTCGCGGCTGGGGGCACCCCCTCTGGGGGAGGGTCGTACGACGCGGCCTTCGACGCCGCCCGCGAGCGCATCGCCAAGCTCCTCGACCGGCCGGGCGGCCTGCCGCCCCTGAACCCCTACTACACCCCCGAGACCGCGCCCGGATACCTGCCCGGCATCCTCGCCCGCCACCATCTCGGCCCCGACGGCGTCCCGCTGCCCGGCGCGCCCGCCGCCGACAAGGCGCCCGGCCCCGTCCGGCAGATCGTCCGCCGGGCCGCGCGCGGCGCCTACCGGCACGGCGTCCAGCGGGTCGCCCCCGTGATCCGGCGGATGGGCGAGCTGTGA
- a CDS encoding acyl-CoA mutase large subunit family protein, which produces MAQESARRSESGLPIEPVYGPADLAGWDPDRKLGEPGAYPFTRGVYPTMYTGRPWTMRQYAGFGTAAESNARYRQLIAHGTTGLSVAFDLPTQMGHDSDAPLAHGEVGKVGVAIDSIEDMRLLFDGIPLDQVSTSMTINAPAALLLLLYQLVAEEQGVAAHRLTGTIQNDVLKEYIARGTYIFPPKPSLRLTADIFRYCTAEIPKWNTISISGYHMAEAGASPVQEIAFTLADGIEYVRTAIAAGMDVDDFAPRLSFFFVARTTLLEEVAKFRAARRIWARVMREEFGARNPRSLMLRFHTQTAGVQLTAQQPEVNLVRVAVQALAAVFGGTQSLHTNSFDEAIALPTDRSARLALRTQQVLAHETDVTATVDPFAGSYAVERMTDEVEEAAVDLMRRVEDLGGAVAAIEQGFQKAEIERNAYRIAQETDSGERVVVGVNRFRLDEEEPYEPLRVDPAIEARQAERLARLRAERDQGAVTAALDALRKAAEGDDNVLYPMKEALRARATVGEVCGALRGVWGSHVPADAF; this is translated from the coding sequence ATGGCACAGGAGTCGGCACGTCGGTCGGAGTCGGGCCTGCCGATCGAACCGGTGTACGGTCCAGCCGACCTGGCCGGCTGGGACCCCGACCGGAAGCTGGGCGAACCGGGCGCGTACCCGTTCACCCGCGGGGTGTACCCGACCATGTACACCGGCCGCCCCTGGACCATGCGCCAGTACGCCGGCTTCGGCACGGCGGCGGAGTCCAACGCCCGCTACCGGCAGCTGATCGCCCACGGCACCACCGGGCTGTCCGTCGCCTTCGACCTGCCCACCCAGATGGGCCACGACTCAGACGCGCCCCTCGCGCACGGCGAGGTCGGCAAGGTGGGCGTCGCCATCGACTCGATCGAGGACATGCGGCTGCTGTTCGACGGCATCCCGCTGGACCAGGTGTCGACGTCGATGACGATCAACGCGCCCGCCGCCCTGCTCCTGCTGCTCTACCAGCTGGTGGCGGAGGAGCAGGGGGTGGCCGCCCACCGGCTGACGGGCACGATCCAGAACGACGTGCTGAAGGAGTACATCGCCCGCGGCACGTACATCTTCCCGCCCAAGCCCTCCCTGCGGCTGACCGCGGACATCTTCCGGTACTGCACCGCCGAGATCCCGAAGTGGAACACGATCTCGATCTCCGGCTACCACATGGCCGAGGCGGGCGCCTCCCCCGTGCAGGAGATCGCCTTCACCCTCGCCGACGGCATCGAGTACGTCCGTACGGCGATCGCGGCCGGCATGGACGTCGACGACTTCGCCCCGCGCCTGTCCTTCTTCTTCGTGGCCCGTACGACACTGCTGGAGGAGGTCGCCAAGTTCCGCGCGGCGCGCCGGATCTGGGCGCGGGTGATGCGGGAGGAGTTCGGCGCGCGGAACCCCAGGTCGCTGATGCTGCGCTTCCACACCCAGACGGCCGGGGTGCAGCTCACGGCGCAGCAGCCGGAGGTGAACCTGGTCCGGGTCGCCGTGCAGGCCCTGGCCGCGGTGTTCGGCGGCACGCAGTCCCTGCACACCAACTCCTTCGACGAGGCGATCGCGCTGCCCACGGACAGGAGCGCGCGGCTGGCGCTGCGGACGCAGCAGGTGCTGGCGCACGAGACGGACGTGACGGCCACGGTGGACCCCTTCGCCGGTTCCTACGCGGTCGAGCGGATGACGGACGAGGTGGAGGAGGCCGCCGTCGACCTGATGCGGCGGGTGGAGGACCTGGGCGGGGCGGTCGCGGCGATCGAACAGGGCTTCCAGAAGGCCGAGATCGAGCGGAACGCGTACCGCATCGCGCAGGAGACGGACTCCGGGGAGCGGGTGGTCGTCGGGGTCAACCGCTTCCGGCTGGACGAGGAGGAGCCGTACGAGCCGCTCCGCGTGGACCCGGCGATCGAGGCCCGGCAGGCCGAGCGCCTCGCCCGGCTGCGGGCCGAGCGCGACCAGGGCGCGGTGACCGCGGCGCTGGACGCGCTGCGCAAGGCGGCGGAGGGGGACGACAACGTCCTGTACCCGATGAAGGAGGCGCTGCGGGCGCGGGCGACGGTGGGGGAGGTGTGCGGGGCGCTCCGCGGGGTCTGGGGGAGCCATGTGCCGGCGGACGCGTTCTGA
- a CDS encoding TetR/AcrR family transcriptional regulator C-terminal domain-containing protein gives MSTEKRAPLDRARVAGTALRLLNEVGLDGLTLRAIARELDVKAPALYWHFKDKQALLDEMATEMYRRMVAGTTLDPADTWRERLLKTQRGLRAALLGYRDGAKVFSGSRFTGIDHAREMEANLRVLTGAGLSLAQAVDAGRTAHAYTLGFVTEEQGVRPLPGERREGYDVEERARRMADFPLAAEAGKLLFDDYDRQFEEGLALVVAGIGARYGIS, from the coding sequence GTGAGTACCGAGAAGCGCGCGCCCCTGGACCGCGCACGAGTCGCCGGCACCGCGCTGCGGCTGCTGAACGAGGTCGGTCTGGACGGGCTGACCCTGCGCGCCATCGCGCGCGAGCTGGACGTCAAGGCACCCGCCCTGTACTGGCACTTCAAGGACAAGCAGGCGCTGCTCGACGAGATGGCGACGGAGATGTACCGGCGGATGGTCGCCGGCACCACGCTCGACCCCGCCGACACCTGGCGGGAGCGGCTGCTGAAGACCCAGCGCGGGCTGCGGGCCGCGCTGCTCGGCTACCGCGACGGCGCCAAGGTCTTCAGCGGCTCACGCTTCACCGGCATCGACCACGCCCGGGAGATGGAGGCGAACCTGCGGGTGCTCACCGGCGCCGGCCTCAGCCTCGCGCAGGCCGTCGACGCGGGGCGCACCGCGCACGCGTACACCCTCGGCTTCGTCACCGAGGAGCAGGGCGTACGGCCCCTCCCGGGGGAGCGCCGGGAGGGGTACGACGTCGAGGAACGCGCCCGCCGCATGGCCGACTTCCCGCTCGCCGCCGAGGCCGGGAAGCTGCTCTTCGACGACTACGACCGGCAGTTCGAGGAGGGGCTCGCGCTGGTCGTCGCCGGCATCGGGGCGCGGTACGGCATCAGCTGA
- a CDS encoding alpha-2,8-polysialyltransferase family protein — MTTQIFQASTLYGTATLAAALDSGCFRPADRRILLVCNNAATPETSPALDGMPGFERLRDRFDDVVSYNEAIFPFHPGGWAPRGDDLPLWERYLRHEWQLGTDDVELAVESIQVNPSLALAQIFTGAPVTVYADGLMSYGPTRNKIDPLVGTRVDRVLHLDLVPGLTPLLLTEFGVPGELVPTPAFTKVLAELAPVGDDLPAVEEPALLLGQYLSALDILTAEQEEDLHVRMLRGAAALGHTTVVFKPHPSAPARFTRSLEQEAERLAVELTVLDTPVLAEVLYQRMRPALVVGCFSTALLTASALYGLPVARVGTALLLERLTPYENSNRIPVTIVDALLPELTDRRAVAEQRRGMDVEALGALIRAVGFAMQPKILPGLRPEAEGWLARHLTEHTLRYFKRRRLTSLALPGGVPAQLAFIPRNATVRRVARKARSLRRGARG, encoded by the coding sequence GTGACCACCCAGATCTTCCAGGCGTCGACGCTGTACGGCACGGCCACGCTCGCCGCCGCCCTGGACTCCGGCTGCTTCCGCCCCGCCGACCGGCGGATCCTGCTGGTCTGCAACAACGCGGCCACGCCCGAGACCTCGCCGGCACTGGACGGGATGCCGGGCTTCGAGCGGCTGCGGGACCGGTTCGACGACGTGGTGTCGTACAACGAGGCGATCTTCCCGTTCCACCCGGGCGGCTGGGCGCCCCGCGGGGACGACCTGCCCTTGTGGGAACGGTACCTGCGCCACGAGTGGCAGCTCGGCACCGATGACGTCGAGCTGGCCGTCGAGTCGATCCAGGTGAACCCGTCGCTGGCGCTCGCGCAGATCTTCACCGGCGCGCCGGTCACCGTCTACGCCGACGGCCTGATGAGCTACGGCCCCACCCGCAACAAGATCGACCCGCTGGTCGGCACCCGTGTGGACCGGGTCCTGCACCTGGACCTGGTGCCGGGTCTGACGCCGCTGCTGCTCACCGAGTTCGGGGTGCCCGGCGAGCTGGTGCCGACGCCCGCCTTCACCAAGGTCCTCGCCGAACTCGCGCCGGTCGGCGATGACTTGCCGGCGGTCGAGGAGCCGGCGCTGCTGCTCGGCCAGTACCTGTCCGCGCTGGACATCCTCACCGCCGAGCAGGAGGAGGACCTGCACGTGCGGATGCTGAGGGGCGCGGCCGCCCTCGGTCACACCACGGTGGTGTTCAAGCCGCACCCGTCCGCCCCGGCCCGCTTCACCCGCTCCCTGGAGCAGGAGGCGGAGCGGCTGGCGGTCGAGCTGACCGTGCTGGACACCCCGGTGCTCGCGGAGGTGCTGTACCAGCGGATGCGTCCCGCGCTGGTCGTCGGCTGCTTCTCCACGGCCCTGCTCACCGCCTCCGCCCTGTACGGCCTCCCGGTCGCCCGGGTGGGCACCGCGCTGCTGCTGGAGCGGCTGACGCCGTACGAGAACAGCAACCGGATCCCGGTGACGATCGTGGACGCGCTGCTGCCCGAGCTGACCGACCGGCGGGCCGTCGCCGAGCAGCGGCGGGGCATGGACGTGGAGGCGCTGGGCGCGCTGATCCGCGCGGTCGGCTTCGCGATGCAGCCGAAGATCCTGCCTGGCTTGCGGCCGGAGGCGGAGGGCTGGCTGGCCCGGCACCTGACCGAGCACACCCTGCGCTACTTCAAGCGACGGCGGCTGACCTCGCTGGCGCTGCCCGGCGGGGTGCCCGCCCAGCTGGCGTTCATCCCGCGCAACGCGACGGTCCGCCGGGTGGCGCGCAAGGCGCGCAGCCTGCGCAGGGGCGCACGCGGTTGA
- a CDS encoding N-acetylneuraminate synthase family protein, translating to MSTNSRLRSFGSREVGPGRPVYICGEIGINHNGELENAFKLIDVAAEAGCDAVKFQKRTPEICTPRDQWDIERDTPWGRMTYIDYRHRVEFGEDEYRQIDAYCKEKGIAWFASPWDTEAVAFLEKFDVPAHKVASASLTDDELLRALRATGRTVILSTGMSTPRQIRHAVEVLGSDNILMCHATSTYPAKAEELNLRVINTLEKEYPNVPIGYSGHETGLQTTLAAVALGATFVERHITLDRAMWGSDQAASVEPQGLTRLVRDIRTIEASLGDGVKKVYDSELGPMKKLRRVAGVVAEAEIAAAAGEPVAV from the coding sequence ATGAGCACCAACTCCCGTCTGCGCAGTTTCGGTTCGCGCGAGGTCGGCCCCGGCCGCCCGGTCTACATCTGCGGCGAGATCGGCATCAACCACAACGGTGAGCTGGAGAACGCCTTCAAGCTGATCGACGTGGCCGCCGAGGCCGGCTGCGACGCCGTCAAGTTCCAGAAGCGCACCCCCGAGATCTGCACCCCCCGCGACCAGTGGGACATCGAGCGCGACACCCCCTGGGGCCGGATGACGTACATCGACTACCGCCACCGGGTGGAGTTCGGCGAGGACGAGTACCGCCAGATCGACGCCTACTGCAAGGAGAAGGGGATCGCCTGGTTCGCCTCCCCGTGGGACACCGAGGCCGTCGCCTTCCTGGAGAAGTTCGACGTCCCCGCCCACAAGGTGGCGAGCGCCTCCCTGACCGACGACGAACTGCTGCGCGCCCTGCGCGCCACGGGCCGTACGGTCATCCTGTCCACCGGCATGTCCACCCCGCGGCAGATCCGCCACGCGGTCGAGGTCCTGGGCAGCGACAACATCCTGATGTGCCACGCGACCTCGACGTACCCCGCGAAGGCCGAGGAGCTGAACCTCCGCGTGATCAACACGCTGGAGAAGGAGTACCCGAACGTCCCGATCGGCTACTCCGGCCACGAGACGGGCCTGCAGACCACGCTGGCCGCGGTCGCGCTGGGCGCCACGTTCGTCGAGCGCCACATCACGCTCGACCGCGCCATGTGGGGCTCCGACCAGGCCGCGTCGGTGGAGCCGCAGGGCCTCACCCGCCTGGTCCGCGACATCCGCACCATCGAGGCCTCCCTCGGCGACGGCGTCAAGAAGGTCTACGACTCCGAGCTCGGCCCGATGAAGAAGCTGCGCCGCGTCGCCGGCGTCGTCGCCGAGGCGGAGATCGCCGCGGCGGCGGGCGAGCCGGTCGCGGTGTGA
- the leuE gene encoding leucine efflux protein LeuE: MFGVIDLPTYLAGLVLIVLLPGPNSLYVLSVAARRGVRAGYTAAAGVWCGDTVLMTLSAAGVASLLQGNALLFGIVKYAGAGYLSWLAIGMLRAARRMWRIRREPAVEAAAPVPGADERPFRRALVVSLFNPKAILFFVAFFVQFVDPGYAYPALSFVVLGAFAQLASGLYLSALIFGGTRLAAAFRRRKRLSATATSAAGALFLGFAVKLSLAGA; the protein is encoded by the coding sequence ATGTTCGGCGTCATCGATCTCCCCACCTACCTAGCAGGCCTGGTCCTGATCGTCCTGCTGCCCGGTCCCAACTCCCTCTACGTCCTTTCCGTGGCCGCCCGCCGTGGCGTGCGGGCCGGGTACACCGCCGCCGCCGGGGTCTGGTGCGGGGACACCGTGCTGATGACGCTGTCGGCCGCCGGAGTCGCCTCGCTGCTGCAGGGGAACGCACTGCTGTTCGGGATCGTGAAGTACGCCGGGGCCGGATACCTGAGCTGGCTGGCGATCGGCATGCTGCGGGCCGCCCGGCGGATGTGGCGGATCCGGCGGGAGCCGGCCGTCGAGGCGGCCGCGCCCGTCCCGGGCGCCGACGAGCGGCCCTTCCGCCGTGCGCTCGTCGTCAGCCTCTTCAATCCCAAGGCGATCCTCTTCTTCGTAGCCTTCTTCGTGCAGTTCGTGGACCCCGGCTACGCCTACCCGGCCCTCTCCTTCGTCGTCCTCGGCGCGTTCGCCCAGCTGGCCAGCGGGCTCTACCTCAGCGCCCTGATATTCGGCGGCACGCGGCTCGCTGCGGCGTTCCGCCGGCGCAAGCGGCTGTCCGCCACCGCCACGTCGGCGGCGGGGGCGCTGTTCCTGGGGTTCGCGGTGAAGCTGTCGCTCGCCGGCGCGTGA
- a CDS encoding glycosyltransferase family 2 protein: MVKLSVIVPFYNVQQYAPDTLRSLKSNAREDFEFILVDDCSRDGTPEILARAERELPGAVLVRHEQNGGLATARNTGIDRARGTYLTFLDGDDWLAPGYLPKLLASIEELGCDFLRTDHVQCTARSRSVHRVPVGRRNTVLNPREAILPADRSTSVDYAYAWAGVYHRRLVDRGVLHFTDGLRTAEDRPWIWKLHREAESFAAVSLLGVFYRRGVASSLTQIGDVRQLDFIRAFDQVIAETAADREAGVLLPKAVRTYCAIISHHLGSIERFEPAVAKKLKSLSAAALRRMPQDVLDEALDSMDVQRATRLRRLRRRPAAAGVAA, translated from the coding sequence GTGGTCAAGCTCTCCGTCATCGTGCCGTTCTACAACGTGCAGCAATACGCGCCCGACACACTCAGGAGTCTGAAGTCGAACGCGCGTGAGGACTTCGAATTCATTCTCGTCGACGACTGTTCCCGCGACGGGACACCAGAGATTCTCGCGCGCGCGGAGCGCGAGCTGCCGGGTGCGGTCCTGGTCCGGCACGAGCAGAACGGAGGACTGGCGACCGCGCGCAACACCGGTATCGACCGGGCGCGCGGCACGTACCTGACCTTCCTGGACGGCGACGACTGGCTCGCCCCCGGCTATCTCCCGAAGCTGCTCGCCTCGATCGAGGAGCTGGGCTGCGACTTCCTGCGCACCGACCATGTGCAGTGCACCGCCCGGTCGCGCAGCGTGCACCGGGTGCCGGTGGGCCGGCGGAACACCGTGCTGAACCCGCGGGAGGCGATCCTGCCCGCGGACCGGTCCACCTCGGTGGACTACGCGTACGCGTGGGCCGGCGTCTACCACCGGCGGCTGGTGGACCGGGGGGTGCTGCACTTCACCGACGGGCTGCGCACGGCCGAGGACCGGCCGTGGATCTGGAAGCTGCACCGGGAGGCGGAGTCCTTCGCCGCGGTGAGCCTGCTCGGGGTGTTCTACCGGCGCGGGGTCGCCTCGTCCCTCACCCAGATCGGCGATGTGCGGCAGCTGGACTTCATCCGGGCGTTCGACCAGGTCATCGCGGAGACCGCGGCGGACCGGGAGGCCGGTGTCCTGCTGCCGAAGGCCGTCCGCACCTACTGCGCGATCATCTCCCATCACCTGGGATCCATCGAGAGGTTCGAGCCGGCGGTGGCGAAGAAACTGAAATCCCTGAGCGCGGCAGCCCTGCGGCGCATGCCGCAGGACGTGCTGGACGAGGCGCTGGACTCCATGGACGTCCAGCGCGCGACCCGGCTGCGCCGGCTGCGCCGCCGTCCCGCCGCCGCGGGGGTCGCCGCGTGA